One genomic segment of Zonotrichia albicollis isolate bZonAlb1 chromosome 34, bZonAlb1.hap1, whole genome shotgun sequence includes these proteins:
- the LOC141726308 gene encoding LOW QUALITY PROTEIN: uncharacterized protein LOC141726308 (The sequence of the model RefSeq protein was modified relative to this genomic sequence to represent the inferred CDS: inserted 1 base in 1 codon), giving the protein MGPVAPNILEPRWLVTCRHGLEQRDLETKGFPIPELWWTARKRKMPQDSEAEQELSMESREDKCPWQNXVAEAILSGSTAQEANGEEKPRRCRTRSGCKRSWRGSEGERASVGREGGQGLSQSSELVLHEQLHDGEKPHRCVECGKSFRRSSNLMRHQVIHTGERPYECSKCGKGFKIRSHLLRHYHIHREERPFQCPECGKGFKDSSTLVKHQLIHTGERLYECDKCSKRFQTSSNLVLHQRKHTEERPFRCPDCGKGFQRNCTLVRHRRIHTGERPYECPQCGRSFSRNSTLTRHQRRRH; this is encoded by the exons ATGGGCCCAGtagctccca ATATTCTGGAGCCCAGGTGGCTGGTGACTTGTAGACATGGACTCGAGCAGAGGGACCTTGAAACTAAAG gatttcccattcccgaACTCTGGTGgactgcgaggaagaggaagatgccccaggactctgaggcag agcaggagctgagcatggagagcagggaggacaaatgcccgtGGCAGA CTGTGGCAGAGGCcattttgagcggctccacagcgcaggaagccaacggggaggaaaagccgcggagatgccgcacgaggagtggctgcaaacgcagctggcggggatctgagggggaaagagccagcgtgggccgggaaggcggccaGGGATTgagccagagctcggagctggtgctccatgagcagctccatgatggggagaagccccacaggtgtgtggagtgtgggaagagcttccgGAGGAGCTCCAACCTGATGAGGCACCAggtgatccacactggggagagacccTATGAGTGTTCCAAGTGTGGGAAGGGGTTTAAGATCAGGTCCCATCTCCTGCGGCACTATCACattcacagagaggagaggcccttccaatgccctgagtgtgggaagggattcaaggaCAGCTCTACCCTTGTCAAGCACCAGctcatccacactggggagaggctctatgagtgtgataaatgcagcaagaggtttcagaccagctccaatctcGTCCTGCACCAGCGCaagcacacagaggagaggcccttccgctgccctgactgtgggaagggattccagCGCAACTGCACGCTCgtcaggcaccggcgcatccacactggggagaggccctatgagtgtccccagtgtgggaggAGCTTCTCCAGGAACTCTACCTTGACCCGACACCAACGGAGGcgccactaa